One window from the genome of Dehalococcoidia bacterium encodes:
- a CDS encoding methyltransferase: protein MLIEETPGRFGPTPRSDLLRDDHPHSLRAAAVFFAEPWFQEPYRHLAAAIRSGCDPFQRAHGVKVFSYLADHPDAAALFNQALTTLRAQRDAAVAAAYEFAGAQTLVDVGGGYGNLLVAVLRAHPAMRGVLFDLPAVVATAGATLENGGVAERCSVVGGDMFQAVPDGGDAYMLASVIHDWGDAESLSILANCHRAMDGRGRLLLVEATAVPGALTPVVASLDLRMMAMVGEARRRTELEYRTLLERGGFRLRRVVPTVTDFPVIEAVPA from the coding sequence GTGCTCATAGAAGAGACGCCCGGCCGTTTTGGGCCGACGCCGCGGTCCGATCTGCTGCGCGACGACCATCCGCATTCCTTGCGGGCGGCCGCGGTCTTCTTTGCCGAGCCCTGGTTCCAGGAGCCGTACCGTCACCTGGCCGCGGCCATCCGCTCCGGCTGCGACCCGTTCCAACGCGCCCACGGCGTGAAAGTCTTCTCCTACCTTGCGGATCACCCGGACGCCGCCGCCCTCTTCAACCAGGCGCTGACAACGTTGCGCGCCCAGCGAGACGCCGCCGTGGCGGCGGCGTACGAGTTCGCCGGCGCGCAGACGCTGGTCGATGTCGGCGGCGGCTACGGCAACCTGCTCGTGGCCGTGCTGCGGGCGCACCCGGCCATGCGTGGCGTGCTGTTTGACCTGCCGGCCGTCGTGGCCACGGCCGGCGCCACGCTGGAAAACGGCGGCGTGGCCGAGCGCTGCAGCGTGGTCGGCGGCGACATGTTCCAGGCCGTGCCGGATGGCGGCGACGCGTACATGCTCGCCAGCGTCATTCACGACTGGGGAGATGCAGAGTCGCTTTCCATCCTTGCCAACTGCCACCGGGCGATGGACGGACGCGGCCGGCTCCTGCTGGTGGAGGCGACCGCCGTACCTGGCGCGCTGACGCCGGTCGTCGCCAGCCTGGACCTGCGCATGATGGCGATGGTGGGCGAGGCGCGCCGGCGGACCGAGCTGGAATACCGCACGCTGCTGGAGCGCGGCGGCTTTCGGCTGAGGCGGGTTGTCCCAACCGTCACCGATTTCCCGGTGATCGAGGCGGTCCCGGCGTAG
- a CDS encoding acyl-CoA dehydrogenase family protein produces the protein MNRGTMANGWLEKARSLAPIVEQCRDEGDRERRLPRPIFDAACAAGFQRMLLPRALGGGQADLEEALTVGEEFARQDGSTGWNLTFAMISPLFSDYLPEAAARAIFERGDAVIAGSFAPRGRARRVDGGFELSGGWSFVSGCQNANLIIVGGVVFDGEQPELGLDGAPVRQIFVFPAAEGTISDTWRTVGMRATGSHDYAVSGVFVPAERSFAYQDFFRGPAPRPGLGYPRPFMEMGPLHLAAIGLGVARDAIESFTALAATKTPLLATSRLADQPIVHDRVGRAEALLCAARSYLFATAREIVSASEDTPPMVLHCRLAAAHAAESAIEVVNAVYHAAGGTSIFESSRLSRCFRDINTLTHHALIAPNAFATAGEWLLQREERAHA, from the coding sequence ATGAATCGTGGAACTATGGCCAACGGCTGGCTGGAAAAGGCGCGGAGCCTCGCGCCGATCGTCGAGCAGTGCCGCGACGAAGGCGATCGCGAGCGCCGGCTGCCGCGGCCGATCTTCGACGCCGCCTGCGCCGCCGGCTTCCAGCGGATGCTGCTGCCGCGCGCCCTCGGTGGAGGGCAGGCGGACCTCGAAGAGGCGTTGACGGTCGGGGAAGAGTTTGCTCGCCAGGACGGCAGCACTGGCTGGAACCTCACCTTCGCCATGATTTCGCCGCTGTTCAGCGACTACCTGCCGGAAGCCGCGGCGCGGGCGATCTTCGAACGCGGCGATGCGGTGATCGCCGGCAGCTTCGCGCCGCGCGGCCGCGCCCGCCGCGTTGACGGCGGCTTTGAACTGAGCGGCGGCTGGAGCTTCGTCAGCGGCTGCCAGAACGCGAACCTGATCATCGTCGGCGGCGTGGTCTTCGACGGCGAGCAGCCCGAGCTCGGCCTGGACGGCGCCCCGGTGCGTCAGATCTTCGTCTTTCCCGCCGCGGAGGGCACGATCAGCGACACCTGGCGCACGGTCGGTATGCGCGCCACGGGCAGTCACGATTACGCCGTCTCCGGCGTCTTCGTGCCCGCCGAGCGCAGCTTCGCCTACCAGGACTTCTTCCGCGGCCCTGCGCCGCGGCCCGGTCTCGGCTATCCACGCCCGTTCATGGAGATGGGGCCGCTGCACCTGGCGGCGATCGGGCTGGGCGTGGCCCGCGATGCGATCGAATCCTTCACCGCCCTCGCGGCCACGAAGACGCCGCTGCTCGCGACGAGCCGCCTGGCCGACCAGCCGATCGTGCACGATCGCGTGGGGCGAGCCGAGGCGCTGCTGTGCGCGGCGCGCTCCTATCTCTTCGCGACGGCGCGTGAGATTGTGTCGGCATCGGAGGACACACCGCCCATGGTCCTGCACTGCCGGCTGGCCGCGGCCCACGCCGCCGAGAGCGCGATCGAGGTCGTGAACGCCGTGTACCATGCGGCCGGCGGCACCTCGATCTTCGAGTCCAGCCGCCTCTCGCGCTGCTTCCGCGATATCAACACGCTCACCCACCACGCGCTGATCGCGCCCAACGCCTTCGCCACCGCCGGCGAATGGCTGCTCCAGCGGGAGGAGCGCGCCCACGCCTGA